From a region of the Pseudoclavibacter endophyticus genome:
- a CDS encoding lamin tail domain-containing protein, with protein MRRRRRTIAGITAVVAVGAMLTSVPITASAAPAVGPIAINEVESSDGDPGDWVELMNTGDVAIDLGGYEVRDDKDRDAYVIPAGTVAEPGEFVVIDQVDGGVGGFDFGLGSADEVRLFDAGGAMVDAYAWDGHAAETYGRCPDGTGEFQPTESATKGAPNDCRVQVRINEVASSGGEPGDWVEFINVGDMTIDLGGFVFLDDRDDHRYALPAGSVIEPGGFFVLDEAEFGFGLGSADMARLHTPEGETVDEVTWNAHGNPTLGRCPDGEGTFGDTAAATKGAPNDCVLAPGATAVVVNEAESSGGIPGDWVELFNTGDSDVDLSGWVVRDDNDTRESVIPDGTVIEAGGYFIVEESALGFGLGANDMARLFTPDDTLVSELAWSGHAATSFGRCPNGTGEGVVQTSVTKGAENDCGAPVRINEVESSGGDPGDWVELANVGTDPVDVSGFVVRDDDDDHTYEIPGDTTIAPGGYLVIDDVDLGFGLGGNDQVRLWDAAGALLDEVSWSSHASTTLARCPDGTGPFAESLAPTKGGPNSCEGDLEIGPWPGPDTVEFGDAAGTFDGDLSGLDYDESRGILWAVVNGTGALWALEQDDTVWTPAAGWESGKQVRFADGAGVPDAEGVSVGPDGQLYIGVERDGDASGVSRNTVLQVDPDASGNELIATNEWNLNSVLPATGANSGVEAVEWVPADAAAGLVDESGAAYDAANSPGALPGVFFVGVEATGQVTALALSPDGTADVIATIDPGMGGVMALDYDSVLDVLWVVCDEACDGLAAQLALGMPDAAITYVARPGDMDNVANEGFATSPQSFCVDGLRPVWYADDNNTDGHSIRVGALACEASTPPVTTPPITTPPSTDPGDDAMGGVDAGAGADAAGDDGSGDDGSGDDGSGSEGSGDDGSGEAGRDGLAVTDGGLLPFGVVAALLLTGAAVLLARRRSV; from the coding sequence ATGCGCCGTCGCCGCCGCACCATCGCAGGGATCACCGCCGTCGTCGCCGTCGGCGCGATGCTGACGTCCGTGCCCATAACGGCGTCCGCAGCGCCCGCCGTCGGTCCAATTGCGATCAACGAGGTCGAGTCGTCGGATGGTGACCCGGGCGACTGGGTCGAGCTCATGAACACGGGTGACGTCGCGATCGACCTCGGCGGCTACGAGGTGCGCGACGACAAGGACCGCGATGCCTACGTCATCCCGGCCGGCACCGTCGCGGAGCCCGGCGAGTTCGTGGTCATCGATCAGGTCGACGGTGGCGTCGGCGGTTTCGACTTCGGGCTCGGCTCGGCCGATGAGGTGCGCCTCTTCGATGCCGGCGGTGCCATGGTCGACGCGTACGCGTGGGATGGCCACGCCGCCGAGACTTACGGCCGGTGCCCCGATGGCACGGGCGAGTTCCAGCCGACCGAGTCGGCCACGAAGGGTGCGCCGAACGACTGCCGGGTGCAGGTGCGCATCAACGAGGTCGCCTCGTCGGGCGGCGAGCCTGGCGACTGGGTCGAGTTCATCAACGTCGGTGACATGACCATCGACCTGGGCGGCTTCGTCTTCCTCGACGATCGCGACGACCACCGCTACGCGCTGCCGGCGGGCAGCGTGATCGAGCCCGGCGGGTTCTTCGTGCTCGACGAGGCCGAGTTCGGCTTCGGTCTGGGCAGCGCCGACATGGCCCGCCTGCACACGCCGGAGGGCGAGACGGTCGACGAGGTCACGTGGAACGCGCACGGGAATCCGACGCTCGGTCGCTGCCCCGACGGCGAAGGGACGTTTGGAGACACGGCGGCGGCCACGAAGGGCGCGCCGAACGACTGCGTGCTCGCGCCGGGCGCCACCGCCGTCGTCGTCAACGAAGCAGAATCGTCCGGAGGCATTCCCGGTGACTGGGTCGAGCTCTTCAACACGGGCGACAGCGATGTCGATCTGTCCGGGTGGGTGGTGCGCGACGACAACGACACGCGCGAGAGCGTCATCCCCGACGGCACCGTCATCGAGGCCGGCGGATACTTCATCGTCGAAGAGTCGGCGCTCGGGTTCGGACTCGGCGCGAACGACATGGCTCGTCTCTTCACGCCCGACGACACGCTCGTGAGCGAATTGGCTTGGAGCGGGCACGCCGCGACGAGCTTCGGCCGCTGCCCGAACGGCACGGGGGAGGGCGTCGTTCAGACGAGCGTGACGAAGGGTGCCGAGAACGACTGCGGCGCGCCGGTGCGCATCAACGAGGTTGAATCGTCAGGCGGCGACCCGGGCGACTGGGTCGAGCTCGCGAATGTGGGCACCGACCCGGTCGACGTCTCCGGGTTCGTCGTGCGCGACGATGACGACGACCACACGTACGAGATCCCCGGCGACACGACGATCGCCCCGGGCGGCTACCTCGTGATCGACGATGTCGATCTCGGATTCGGGCTCGGCGGCAACGACCAGGTGCGGCTCTGGGACGCCGCGGGCGCGCTGCTCGACGAGGTCAGCTGGTCGTCCCACGCGAGCACGACGCTCGCCCGCTGCCCCGACGGCACCGGCCCGTTCGCGGAGAGCCTCGCGCCCACGAAGGGCGGGCCGAACTCCTGCGAGGGCGACCTTGAGATCGGCCCGTGGCCCGGCCCGGACACGGTCGAGTTCGGGGATGCCGCCGGAACCTTCGACGGGGATCTTTCGGGGCTCGACTACGACGAGTCGCGCGGCATCCTCTGGGCCGTCGTCAACGGCACCGGTGCGCTGTGGGCGCTTGAACAGGACGACACGGTGTGGACGCCAGCCGCGGGCTGGGAGTCGGGCAAGCAGGTGCGCTTCGCCGACGGCGCCGGGGTTCCGGACGCGGAGGGTGTCTCGGTCGGCCCCGACGGGCAGCTCTACATCGGCGTCGAGCGCGACGGCGATGCGAGCGGTGTGAGCCGCAACACCGTGCTGCAGGTGGATCCCGACGCGTCGGGCAACGAGCTCATCGCGACGAACGAGTGGAACCTGAACTCGGTGCTCCCGGCAACCGGCGCGAACTCGGGCGTCGAAGCCGTCGAGTGGGTGCCGGCAGACGCAGCGGCCGGACTCGTCGACGAGTCCGGTGCCGCCTACGACGCGGCGAACTCTCCGGGCGCGCTGCCCGGCGTGTTCTTCGTCGGCGTCGAGGCGACCGGCCAGGTGACCGCGCTCGCGCTCTCGCCCGACGGCACGGCCGACGTGATCGCGACGATCGATCCGGGCATGGGCGGTGTTATGGCCCTCGACTACGATTCCGTGCTCGACGTGCTCTGGGTGGTGTGCGATGAGGCCTGCGACGGTCTCGCCGCGCAGCTCGCGCTTGGAATGCCGGATGCCGCGATCACCTACGTCGCCCGTCCCGGCGACATGGACAACGTGGCGAACGAGGGGTTCGCGACATCACCGCAGTCGTTCTGCGTCGATGGTCTGCGCCCCGTCTGGTACGCCGACGACAACAACACCGACGGCCATTCGATCCGGGTCGGCGCCCTCGCCTGCGAGGCGAGCACGCCGCCGGTCACGACGCCGCCGATCACGACGCCGCCGTCGACGGATCCCGGCGACGACGCGATGGGCGGGGTGGATGCCGGGGCCGGTGCTGACGCCGCTGGTGACGACGGCTCGGGTGACGACGGCTCGGGCGACGACGGCTCGGGCTCCGAGGGCTCGGGCGACGACGGCTCGGGTGAGGCCGGTCGCGACGGCCTCGCCGTCACCGACGGCGGCCTGCTGCCGTTCGGGGTTGTCGCCGCGCTGCTGCTGACGGGTGCCGCGGTGCTGCTGGCTCGCCGCCGCAGCGTGTAG
- a CDS encoding MGMT family protein has product MASGWDRYLDAVRLVPPGRVATYGTIAVLAGSPRAARQVGYALASVSEDAGVPWHRVVGRRGRDGIGISLAGPGGELQRTLLGDEGVDVDDAGRIAGGREWFGEGG; this is encoded by the coding sequence ATGGCTTCGGGATGGGACCGGTACCTCGACGCGGTGAGACTCGTGCCGCCCGGCCGGGTCGCGACGTACGGCACGATCGCCGTCCTCGCCGGGTCGCCGCGCGCGGCCCGCCAGGTGGGGTACGCGCTCGCCTCGGTCAGCGAGGATGCCGGGGTTCCGTGGCACAGGGTCGTCGGCCGCCGAGGCCGGGACGGGATCGGGATCTCGCTCGCGGGACCGGGTGGCGAGCTGCAGCGGACGCTGCTCGGAGACGAGGGGGTTGACGTCGACGACGCCGGCCGCATCGCCGGGGGCCGCGAGTGGTTCGGGGAGGGCGGCTAG
- a CDS encoding MFS transporter, with translation MTSRDDASGGHAPGISPSGGAPGGDPSAGTPLTRNERLDRLPFTKRHGKLLTGSGIGWALDAMDVGLISFVMAALQVQWSLSTTELSWIGSIGFVGMALGATLGGLLADRLGRRQVFALTMLVYGIATGAAALATSVAALMALRFVVGLGLGAELPVASTLVSEYAPKRIRGRMVVLLEAFWAVGWILAALIGYFVIPLSDDGWRWALAIGLVPAAYALVVRFALPESVRHLEAKGRVDEAEAAVRQFESSANILPPTPALIAAASERADRAPGATPGDVRVSIWSKRMRRRTIALWLVWFCINLSYYGAFIWIPTLLTGRGFDLVRAFEFTLIITLAQLPGYFVAAWLIERLGRRITLVSFLVGSAVGAAWYGLAASEPMIIAAGMTLSFFNLGAWGALYAIGPELYPTNVRGTGTGAAAGFGRIASIIAPLLVPPLLALGGGSGAGGELLVFGVFAAAFVIAALAAIALPERMGQPLEEELG, from the coding sequence ATGACGTCTCGCGATGACGCGTCGGGCGGACACGCCCCCGGCATCTCTCCCAGCGGCGGGGCGCCCGGTGGTGACCCTTCCGCGGGGACGCCGCTCACCCGCAACGAGCGCCTCGACCGCCTGCCGTTCACGAAGCGCCACGGCAAACTGCTGACCGGTTCCGGCATTGGCTGGGCGCTCGACGCTATGGACGTTGGTCTCATCAGCTTCGTCATGGCCGCCCTGCAGGTGCAGTGGAGTCTGAGCACGACCGAACTGTCGTGGATCGGCTCGATCGGTTTCGTCGGCATGGCGCTCGGCGCCACGCTCGGCGGTCTCCTCGCCGATCGACTTGGCCGCCGCCAGGTCTTCGCCCTCACCATGCTCGTCTACGGGATCGCGACGGGCGCGGCCGCCCTCGCGACCTCGGTCGCCGCGCTCATGGCGTTGCGGTTCGTCGTGGGCCTCGGTCTCGGCGCCGAATTGCCCGTCGCCTCCACCCTCGTCAGCGAATACGCGCCCAAGCGCATCCGCGGCCGGATGGTCGTGCTCCTCGAAGCGTTCTGGGCTGTCGGGTGGATTCTCGCCGCGCTCATCGGCTACTTCGTCATTCCCCTCAGCGACGACGGCTGGCGGTGGGCGCTCGCGATCGGCCTGGTTCCCGCCGCCTACGCCCTCGTGGTGCGCTTTGCCCTGCCCGAATCGGTGCGCCATCTCGAGGCGAAGGGGCGAGTCGACGAGGCGGAAGCCGCCGTGCGGCAGTTTGAATCGTCGGCGAACATCCTGCCACCGACGCCCGCACTGATCGCCGCCGCGTCGGAGCGCGCGGATCGAGCGCCGGGCGCGACGCCGGGCGACGTTCGCGTATCGATCTGGTCGAAGCGGATGCGGCGCCGCACGATCGCGCTGTGGCTCGTGTGGTTCTGCATCAACCTCAGCTACTACGGCGCCTTCATCTGGATCCCGACCCTGCTGACCGGCCGTGGCTTCGACCTCGTGCGCGCCTTCGAGTTCACGCTCATCATCACCCTCGCCCAGCTCCCCGGCTACTTCGTCGCGGCCTGGCTGATCGAGCGCCTCGGCCGGCGCATCACGCTGGTGTCGTTCCTGGTCGGCTCGGCGGTGGGTGCCGCCTGGTACGGGCTCGCGGCGAGCGAGCCGATGATCATCGCGGCGGGCATGACCCTGTCGTTCTTCAACCTGGGTGCGTGGGGTGCGCTCTACGCAATCGGCCCCGAGCTCTACCCCACGAACGTGCGCGGAACCGGAACCGGTGCCGCCGCCGGGTTCGGCCGCATCGCGTCGATCATCGCCCCCCTCCTGGTGCCCCCGCTGCTCGCGCTCGGTGGCGGGAGCGGTGCCGGCGGGGAGCTCCTGGTGTTCGGCGTGTTCGCCGCCGCGTTCGTCATCGCCGCCCTCGCGGCCATCGCGTTGCCCGAGCGAATGGGCCAGCCCCTTGAGGAGGAGCTCGGATGA
- a CDS encoding MFS transporter, with product MTGSRGPASGPVTSGSMPGGAIVASRRWPLVILAGVAAGVHIWKVPPFVAEISERFGTSLVDAGFLMGVLQLAGVVGGLAVGFFAEYLGFRRCMLAGLAVLSVASIGGAFAAEFWMLLVLRGVESVGFLLAIVAGPGVIRSIAPPAQRSLASGAWGSYMGLAAFGTLTVTALLAGLATKEGTWIVAGALTAVVAVAVLLWVPADRPRSTRSDVSIRDSLSRTVRARGVWVCGLVFMFYAATWMAVLGFLPTILGDAGADPGLANLLSGIASGANVLGNVSAAVLLQRGASARLLLSIGAAVMAVSSFCIFALELPTGGQFAAVLVFSAVAGLIPGTLFPLVLGVMPTGGSSTTAVGILMQCTNAGLFFGPPVLAALTTATGNWSSSWWFTVALAAMALLLAQFLGVKRYGYRLGGAN from the coding sequence ATGACCGGATCACGTGGGCCCGCGTCCGGTCCTGTCACGTCAGGGTCGATGCCGGGCGGGGCGATCGTGGCGAGCCGCCGATGGCCGCTCGTCATCCTGGCCGGCGTCGCCGCCGGTGTGCACATCTGGAAGGTGCCGCCGTTCGTCGCCGAGATCAGCGAGCGCTTCGGCACGTCGCTCGTCGACGCGGGATTCCTGATGGGCGTGCTGCAGCTCGCGGGCGTCGTCGGCGGCCTCGCGGTCGGCTTCTTCGCGGAGTACCTCGGGTTTCGCCGTTGCATGCTCGCGGGTCTCGCGGTGCTCTCCGTCGCGTCGATCGGCGGCGCGTTCGCGGCGGAGTTCTGGATGCTCCTCGTCCTGCGCGGCGTCGAATCGGTCGGCTTCCTGCTCGCCATCGTCGCCGGCCCTGGCGTTATCCGCTCCATCGCCCCGCCCGCTCAGCGGAGCCTCGCGTCAGGGGCGTGGGGTAGCTACATGGGGCTCGCGGCATTCGGCACGCTGACCGTCACGGCCCTCCTCGCCGGTCTCGCCACGAAAGAGGGAACCTGGATCGTCGCGGGCGCGCTGACGGCGGTGGTCGCCGTCGCCGTGCTGCTCTGGGTGCCCGCTGATCGACCACGCTCGACGCGGAGCGACGTGAGCATCCGCGACTCGCTGTCGCGCACGGTGCGTGCGAGAGGCGTATGGGTGTGCGGCCTCGTGTTCATGTTCTACGCCGCCACGTGGATGGCCGTGCTCGGCTTTCTGCCCACGATCCTCGGCGACGCCGGTGCCGACCCCGGCCTCGCGAACCTGCTCAGCGGCATCGCGAGCGGCGCGAACGTGCTCGGAAACGTATCGGCGGCCGTGTTGTTGCAGCGCGGCGCGAGCGCGAGGCTGCTGCTGTCGATCGGGGCCGCGGTGATGGCCGTCTCGAGCTTCTGCATCTTCGCGCTCGAGCTGCCGACCGGCGGACAGTTCGCGGCCGTCCTGGTGTTCTCCGCGGTCGCGGGGCTCATCCCCGGCACGCTGTTCCCGCTCGTGCTCGGCGTCATGCCGACGGGCGGGTCGTCGACGACTGCCGTCGGCATCCTCATGCAGTGCACCAACGCCGGACTCTTCTTCGGCCCGCCGGTGCTCGCGGCCCTGACGACGGCGACAGGCAACTGGTCGTCGTCATGGTGGTTCACGGTTGCACTGGCGGCGATGGCCCTGCTGCTTGCCCAGTTCCTCGGCGTGAAGCGGTACGGCTACCGATTGGGTGGCGCGAACTAG
- a CDS encoding Rieske (2Fe-2S) protein has product MIERLPSIHDALPRGAARPVSRRSVAIAGGSVAVASVLAACAGNAPGDDGGVDAATGGPGEDATAGGAAGGEVLATVSLAEVPVRGGLIVSEVPLVVTQPTEGDVRAFSGVCTHQGCAVASVSSRGVMCPCHSSLFDLADGSPIGGPATEPLRALSADVSGDSVTVTLAG; this is encoded by the coding sequence ATGATCGAACGCCTCCCCAGCATCCACGACGCGCTGCCGCGGGGAGCGGCCCGCCCCGTTTCGCGCCGCTCGGTCGCCATCGCCGGTGGCTCGGTCGCGGTCGCGAGCGTGCTCGCGGCGTGTGCCGGCAACGCTCCCGGGGACGATGGGGGAGTGGATGCGGCAACCGGCGGCCCCGGTGAGGACGCGACGGCGGGCGGTGCGGCGGGCGGCGAGGTGCTGGCGACGGTGTCGCTGGCCGAGGTGCCGGTCAGGGGCGGGCTCATCGTCAGTGAGGTACCGCTCGTCGTGACGCAGCCGACCGAGGGCGATGTGCGCGCGTTCAGCGGCGTCTGCACGCACCAAGGTTGCGCCGTCGCGAGCGTCAGCAGCCGGGGCGTCATGTGTCCCTGTCATTCGAGCCTCTTCGACCTCGCCGACGGTTCACCCATCGGCGGCCCCGCCACCGAACCCCTGCGCGCCCTCAGCGCAGACGTGTCGGGCGACAGCGTGACGGTGACGTTGGCGGGGTAG
- the malQ gene encoding 4-alpha-glucanotransferase: MHDNPRLAELAARHGVVTEYQDWTGAATRVDEPTLVAVLRALDVDGSTPESIELALADADERPWRRMLPPSLVTREGQSPSFPVHVPHGDAVRVDIVLEDGSVRAAEQLQNWVDPREVDGTFVGRATFQLPGDLPRGWHELRAYVRGAAVPTATATVAVVPQRGGVDRGPIWGLMAQLYQVRSAGSWGVGDLRDASTLAEWGAGHGADFLLLNPLHAPAPVVPVEPSPYLPVTRRFVDPSIVRIDEVIDAGRMPEHVAARLASLGAAAKAGNALDGIDRDAMWRAKRDALGAIFETDLDDRDRQRAFGEFCEREGEGLVDFATYCVLAEQYGRDWHAWPDGLREPVTPAVAAFRDANDGRVDFYRWLQWIVDEQLARVQADARASGMRIGIVHDLAVGVHRHGSDAWSLQDVLAGDVSVGAPPDAFNQLGQDWSQPPWRPDRLAEAGYSPFRDMLRAVFRHAGGVRIDHILGLFRLWWIPNGNSAGQGAYVRYDAEAMLGVLLLEAERAGARVIGEDLGVVEAGTRRTLADRGVSGTSIVWWERDADDRPMDPGEYREACLAAVTTHDLPPTAGYLELAHVELRERLGLLTRSADEEREAERESIDRVLARLEELGMLDPGASVDDRVVALHRFVAMSAANAFGVAVADLARDRRSVNQPGTSDEYPNWSIPLAGSDGAPMSLEELVSSPFAAALAAASTRVRGAVTPAVDETGAGDVPG, translated from the coding sequence GTGCACGACAACCCCCGGCTTGCCGAACTGGCGGCGCGTCACGGCGTCGTGACCGAGTACCAAGACTGGACAGGTGCCGCGACTCGAGTCGATGAGCCCACCCTGGTCGCCGTGCTTCGCGCCCTCGACGTCGACGGGTCGACGCCCGAGTCGATCGAGCTCGCGCTCGCCGACGCCGACGAGCGACCGTGGCGGCGCATGCTCCCGCCGTCGCTCGTGACGCGCGAGGGGCAGTCGCCCAGCTTCCCCGTGCACGTGCCGCACGGCGACGCCGTCCGGGTGGACATCGTGCTCGAGGACGGCTCGGTCAGGGCCGCCGAGCAACTCCAGAACTGGGTCGATCCTCGCGAGGTCGACGGAACGTTCGTCGGCCGCGCGACGTTCCAGTTGCCCGGCGACCTGCCGCGCGGCTGGCATGAGCTGCGAGCGTATGTGCGCGGTGCGGCCGTACCGACCGCCACGGCGACGGTCGCCGTCGTTCCCCAGCGAGGCGGCGTTGACCGCGGGCCGATCTGGGGTCTCATGGCGCAGCTGTACCAGGTGCGCTCGGCCGGCTCGTGGGGCGTCGGCGACCTGCGTGACGCCAGCACCCTCGCCGAATGGGGTGCGGGGCACGGCGCCGACTTCCTGCTGCTCAACCCGCTCCACGCGCCGGCACCCGTGGTGCCGGTCGAGCCGTCGCCGTACCTGCCGGTCACGCGGCGATTCGTCGATCCGAGCATCGTGCGCATCGACGAGGTGATCGATGCCGGCAGGATGCCAGAGCACGTGGCCGCGCGCCTCGCCTCGCTCGGGGCGGCCGCCAAGGCGGGCAACGCCCTCGACGGCATCGACCGGGACGCCATGTGGCGCGCGAAGCGAGACGCGCTCGGCGCGATCTTCGAGACCGACCTCGATGACCGCGACCGGCAGCGGGCCTTCGGAGAATTCTGCGAGCGGGAGGGCGAAGGGCTCGTCGACTTCGCGACGTACTGCGTGCTGGCGGAACAGTACGGCAGGGACTGGCACGCGTGGCCCGACGGGCTGCGCGAGCCCGTCACGCCCGCGGTCGCCGCGTTCCGCGACGCCAACGATGGGCGCGTCGACTTCTACCGATGGCTGCAGTGGATCGTCGACGAGCAGCTCGCGCGCGTGCAGGCGGACGCACGCGCCTCGGGCATGCGCATCGGCATCGTGCACGACCTCGCGGTCGGCGTGCACCGGCACGGCTCCGACGCGTGGTCGCTGCAGGACGTCCTCGCCGGCGACGTGAGCGTGGGCGCACCGCCCGATGCGTTCAATCAGCTCGGCCAGGACTGGTCGCAGCCGCCGTGGCGACCCGATCGACTGGCCGAGGCCGGCTACTCCCCGTTCCGCGACATGTTGCGGGCCGTGTTCCGGCACGCCGGTGGCGTCCGCATCGATCACATCCTGGGGCTCTTCCGGTTGTGGTGGATTCCGAACGGCAACAGTGCAGGCCAGGGCGCGTACGTGCGTTACGACGCCGAGGCCATGCTCGGCGTGCTCCTGCTCGAAGCCGAGCGCGCCGGAGCCCGCGTGATCGGCGAAGACCTCGGCGTCGTCGAAGCCGGCACGCGGCGAACGCTGGCCGACCGAGGCGTGTCGGGCACGTCGATCGTCTGGTGGGAGCGGGATGCCGACGATCGGCCGATGGACCCCGGCGAGTACCGCGAAGCGTGCCTGGCCGCCGTGACCACGCACGACCTGCCGCCGACCGCCGGCTATCTCGAGCTCGCGCACGTCGAGCTCCGTGAGCGCCTCGGCCTGCTCACCCGCAGCGCTGACGAGGAGCGCGAGGCCGAGCGCGAGTCGATCGACCGCGTGCTCGCCAGGCTGGAGGAGCTCGGGATGCTCGACCCGGGGGCGAGCGTCGATGATCGGGTCGTCGCCCTGCATCGCTTCGTGGCGATGTCGGCAGCGAACGCCTTCGGCGTAGCCGTGGCCGACCTCGCCCGCGACCGCCGCAGCGTGAATCAGCCGGGCACCTCCGACGAATACCCGAACTGGTCGATCCCGCTGGCAGGCTCCGACGGCGCGCCGATGTCGCTCGAGGAACTCGTTTCATCGCCATTCGCGGCGGCGCTCGCGGCGGCATCGACGCGAGTGCGAGGCGCCGTCACCCCCGCGGTGGACGAGACCGGCGCGGGTGACGTGCCAGGATGA
- a CDS encoding CPBP family intramembrane glutamic endopeptidase, whose product MSNIMHAGENVAPEQAGAMRPRRRMIAEIWIVLALAILPSAAYAVVQFADRVTRETAIGEQTATLNASRHDRAVFDAAYQLISVAADLVPVALAIWLLWTPAISGFRALGLDLTRPRHDLGSGLLLATVIGIPGLGLYLATRAMGLTPAIEANSQALSWWTVALLVLSAVRAGLLEEVVVVGYLQTRLRDLGWGLWPTIIASALLRGSYHLYQGVGMAIGNVVMGLVFGWWYQRTRRTAPLVVAHVLLDIVSFAGYSAAVASFGGPFVAAT is encoded by the coding sequence GTGTCGAACATCATGCACGCCGGCGAGAACGTAGCTCCGGAGCAGGCGGGCGCGATGCGTCCGCGCCGGCGCATGATCGCGGAGATCTGGATCGTGCTCGCGCTGGCGATTCTGCCGTCGGCCGCATACGCCGTCGTGCAGTTCGCCGACCGGGTCACCCGCGAGACGGCGATCGGTGAGCAGACGGCGACGCTGAACGCGTCGAGACATGACCGAGCGGTGTTCGACGCGGCGTATCAGCTGATCAGCGTCGCCGCCGATCTCGTTCCCGTGGCGCTCGCGATCTGGTTGCTGTGGACCCCTGCGATTTCAGGGTTTCGCGCGCTCGGTCTCGATCTGACCCGACCGCGGCACGATCTCGGATCAGGGCTCCTCCTCGCGACGGTGATCGGCATCCCCGGCCTCGGTCTCTACCTCGCCACGAGGGCGATGGGGCTCACCCCCGCGATCGAGGCGAACTCGCAGGCGCTGTCATGGTGGACCGTCGCGCTGCTCGTACTGAGCGCCGTGCGCGCGGGTCTGCTCGAGGAGGTCGTCGTGGTCGGCTACCTGCAGACGCGCCTTCGCGACCTGGGGTGGGGGCTGTGGCCAACCATCATCGCGTCAGCGCTGCTGCGTGGCTCGTACCATCTGTATCAGGGAGTCGGCATGGCCATCGGCAACGTCGTCATGGGGCTCGTGTTCGGCTGGTGGTACCAGCGCACGAGACGCACCGCTCCCCTCGTGGTCGCGCACGTCCTGCTCGACATCGTCTCGTTCGCGGGCTACTCGGCGGCCGTTGCGTCGTTCGGCGGCCCGTTCGTCGCCGCGACCTGA